AATTCTGGATGAAGTGGTAATAAAGTCAAAAAATTTGAAGCTTGCAAGTCATGAAAAGCCACATGATAATAAATCCCTTGTTTTAATGAAGATGTTTGGGCTGTTAACACCTCTTCACGTGGATCATCATTTCCTTGTCGCCTTGAAACCATTTTTCCATAACCATTATCTGCCCAAATACCAATGACATCTTTAGGAAATTTCAATAATCCTTTATTAAACAATTCTGTCAACTCTCCATAGATATTCATAGAACAAATTGCTTCTGAATCATTCTCTTTAATCATTTCATATTGAGTTGTAATAACTTTATTAATAACATTAGCTTTTTCCTCTAATGAATATTCATGATCGTCATCTTCCCAAAAGGGGCGATCACCTTGTCCTCTAAATCCAATATTCCAAAGCACTTGATAATTACTTTGTTGTTTTATGCTCTTTTGCCATAATTTTTTAAATAGATCTAGGTATTTTAAGTAGGAAGCTTCAAGTTCAGGATATACCCTAGAAAACATCTCTGCGCCTAATGGTTCAGCATGATGATGTGCAATCATCAATCCCATTTCATTTGCCAAGGCACGGTTCAAATGACTATTCTGATCTGTTCCTGGAATAACAATATTGCCACCACAACGTAACAAAGTTTCAAAAATAATTTTCCATAAACCATCCGTTGATTCATAATATCCCCAATTAGACAATAAAACCTCATCATTAACAAACCAACCACGATAATTGACATGATACTTTGGTAATTTTAATTTTGTAGTATCTGTCACCTGAATTGTTGATACTTTTTCTACCTCTTTATCTAACCAAAACCAAAAATCGTCTATCTTTAAAATATACTTTGAAACATTTAAAACACCATACATAATTCCTAGGTCAGTACTTGCTTCAATTTTAATATGTTGAGAATCAACAAGCTGAATATTAAACTCATCTCCAGTAAATTTTTCTTTCGTAGCTAAGCACAATGTAATAAAATTATTTTCACTTTCCCCTGTTACCGCTATCAAAATATCTCTTTGTAAAATTTCAGCAGCATTTTTTAAAACATCATTTTTATAATCGGTAATAACCACTGTATTTTTAGAAATTAAAAACGTGTTTCCCATTAAAAATTGACTCCTTTTATGTATAAATATATTTTTCGTTATAACTATTAAATAAATTATGGTTACAAATTTCTAATATACCAGTATATCTTGTGCAAAGATATCACTTTCTCTAATGCTTGTCAATACAATTAGAATGTTTTATATTCATCATATTGCTATATATGGATTTGCCCATTTTTATTCAAACAATACGAAAAATAGCCAATTACATTATAGTTACTTTTTATAGATTAAGTTCCTTATTTTAGAACAAATTTTATTTAAAATATCTGAATAGTTCATTTTAGAAATTTCAAAAGATTAGGAAATAATTTAATTTTCACTATTTTAAATATAAATTAATTACTATTAATATCTCAGATAAATAGGAAGGAAACAATTAATTCTTATTTTTCTTCTTATTTAATAGAGTAGAAAATAATAGACTTATTTATTATTAATTTTAATCATATAATTTAAATTAATAATATAATTATTATATAAGTATAATCTGAATAAAAAATTCTTTTTTAAATATTTTTTTCCGATTAATACTTCCTATTAAATCAAATTTCAAAATTGGTTTAAATAAAATAATTCAATGATTGAAATTTAAAAATAATTATACTAAAAAATAATTATACTAATTAAATATTACTTAACTCTGTTAGTAGAATTTTTTACTAATATAATTTTGAAATTTCTATCTTTCTTAAAAAATATAGATAAATTGAATTGAAATAGTTCTAGAGAACAACTTTTATAGTTAAAATAATCATTTTACCAATTGTCTAACCTAAATAAATCCAAGAAAAACAGCATAAATAACTATAACTATGTGTAATACAAAGGACACATTCTTTAATATACTCTAGAAAATAACCTTGAACAAACTTGAATACACAATAGACACTAAGGCGCATTTTCCTATACTGAATTAATGTATTGGCAATTGACGGGTTTTACGTAGGAGGTCCTAGAATAGGGTATCTTCCTTGTTTTGTCAGTAAATAGTTTCGTTCTTTCTTTCTGTTTATGTGGATTGTTTGTTGTGTTATTTGTTTTTTGCATATTTGTATTTTTGTTTTAGTTTGTTTTTTTGTTCTTATAATGGTTTGTAGTAATTTTTTAACAGTGGTAATTATTAAACCACCATTTCTTCCTGCTTTGGTAGTAAAAATAATTTTATTTTCTTGTTTTAATCTTTTTAAAAGTCTGTCTAAAGTTCTTTCAGGTATGCCTAATTTTTCAGTTAATTCTTTTTTTGAACTAAAGAAATAGCTTTGAGATGTATTTTGCTTATCTAGATAAGTGATTAGATCTTTCTCCCATTCTGTAGAATGAGAATAGCGACGATCTGCTCGCTTTTTTTTATGTTTTCTAAATATAATTGCTTTAGTTGGAAGTGTTTTTTTTTTATTTATTCCCCATATGGTTAAAATTCGATCAATAAAATCAGAACGGGCAGCAACAAATCGACTTTTATAAGCAGACTTAACAGTTTTGATAACTTCTTTTTTGGTAAGTGGATGAGTTAATTTTCTATTCCAAGAAACTAGGGAATGTATGGCTTCAGCTTCACTTATTCCTGATTGTTTATTAGCTAGAGCCATTGTAAAAATAGTGTTATTGCGTCCACAGTTAGCACCACCAATAATGTGTGTTGTTTGATAAAGAGCTTTATACCATTTTTGTTTAATTTGCTGAAAAGAATTAACGATATGAGCTTTTTTTGTGTATTCTT
This is a stretch of genomic DNA from Melissococcus plutonius ATCC 35311. It encodes these proteins:
- a CDS encoding primase C-terminal domain-containing protein translates to MKLNYIQTVADTKFVYLSLETIIKDILHNSLRGIPNAHYAPGTFKTGMIATFKSKTNMQKASGTIYTHYSKLINTINQYTHWTPNPYYNLEYTTNAKIYGHKETRLQLINTFVVDIDFPQFEKKLSVQEIELAIMDTTGFVPTIIIDTPKGYHCYFVLDKPIYISNNNNYKSLRVAKAISQTLRTAIAKKLPCDQECNDFGIFRIPTSDTVVSYCSQAKYTFTEFMNWSIQQGKTFTKYKEYTKKAHIVNSFQQIKQKWYKALYQTTHIIGGANCGRNNTIFTMALANKQSGISEAEAIHSLVSWNRKLTHPLTKKEVIKTVKSAYKSRFVAARSDFIDRILTIWGINKKKTLPTKAIIFRKHKKKRADRRYSHSTEWEKDLITYLDKQNTSQSYFFSSKKELTEKLGIPERTLDRLLKRLKQENKIIFTTKAGRNGGLIITTVKKLLQTIIRTKKQTKTKIQICKKQITQQTIHINRKKERNYLLTKQGRYPILGPPT
- a CDS encoding glycosyl hydrolase 115 family protein, with translation MGNTFLISKNTVVITDYKNDVLKNAAEILQRDILIAVTGESENNFITLCLATKEKFTGDEFNIQLVDSQHIKIEASTDLGIMYGVLNVSKYILKIDDFWFWLDKEVEKVSTIQVTDTTKLKLPKYHVNYRGWFVNDEVLLSNWGYYESTDGLWKIIFETLLRCGGNIVIPGTDQNSHLNRALANEMGLMIAHHHAEPLGAEMFSRVYPELEASYLKYLDLFKKLWQKSIKQQSNYQVLWNIGFRGQGDRPFWEDDDHEYSLEEKANVINKVITTQYEMIKENDSEAICSMNIYGELTELFNKGLLKFPKDVIGIWADNGYGKMVSRRQGNDDPREEVLTAQTSSLKQGIYYHVAFHDLQASNFLTLLPLHPEFIATELLQVRQAKMDNLVICNTGNIKPHILFLRLVAQFWKSQFEEQSNEQLIQEYVTNYYTSKHQAIHSIYTQYFTTTFNYGPFEDQKVSDEFYAYTLRKIITAWLVKSKQLSEMEWLTGDRNFKEQLLFIKQMIEPATRPFSLLEKDAEMLLNQLSFSDRGRFYNDMYLNILTHSRSIQSLRATIDAFDLFSNQQYVPAFLRIDEAMQNMRMILTSWGNNPIEKWQSFYRNDCYTNISYSIHLLATLRSFIRLFDDGENGDQWERKYLMAKGDARVVLLSNFHKAYSDEEIAMKLKSKESRNK